GCTTGAATGAGAAAGCGGCCGCCCCCTCACTGCAAAGCCTGAAAAAAAGGAGGATGAGACCGTGGACAAGAACCGATACATGTATTTTGTGGGCGCCTTGCTTTATGTGAACCTGACGGCTCTGGTCATCCTCGGCTTGCTGCTTAAATTTGTCATTCCCACCGGAGCTCGAGCCATAGGATCCCCTCCCAGTTTTCTAGGACTTTCTCGCCACGGTTGGGCCGACCTTCACGGCACACTGGGCATCCTTTTCATCGTGCTGACCGTGGCGCATCTTCTCCTGAACTGGAATTGGGTGGTCCAGTCTTCCAAACGTTACTTTCAGGACAAATGGGTCAAAGCCTTGTTGGTGCTGAGTGCCGTGTGGGTACCGATAATTTTTGTGGGTTGGATT
The Desulfosoma caldarium genome window above contains:
- a CDS encoding DUF4405 domain-containing protein, with the protein product MDKNRYMYFVGALLYVNLTALVILGLLLKFVIPTGARAIGSPPSFLGLSRHGWADLHGTLGILFIVLTVAHLLLNWNWVVQSSKRYFQDKWVKALLVLSAVWVPIIFVGWIVSR